The sequence TTGGGGTCACATTTAATGGCGTAAAAGAGAAAAGTAATTATCAACAAGATTTACTAAGGACTCAAAATCAAATACAAACAAAATAAGTTACTAAAACTCTTTCACCCTATCACCTCTTATTCATGTACAAGTACAGAAGGGAGTACAAAACCATTGAATAAGACCATAACAACGTTTCTTGCAATAGCGATTACTTCTATTGCCATTGCAACCTTTCTGTTTGGCCAAGCCTATAGCATGGTCACCTCAGAAAGCCAAGTATACTCGACTCAAATTAATAATGTACGTGTGACTCCTTAATGGAATCCACGTTCAAATATAAATAATATTTTTTAGGAGATTTAATAATCATGAATAAAACTTTATCAACTTTTCTTGGAATTGCAGTATCAGTAGTAGCGATTGGAGCATTTTTATTTGGAGTTTGTTACAACATGACAGGTACACAAGCTACATCCTATCAAGGTGATGTAACGGGCGTACATTCCAAACTTCCTACTCCTTAAGTTCCTGATGCTCATATTCTGCTAGGGGGGGACACCCCCCTCCTATGCAATAAAAGAAGGTGAAACGAATGTCTAAGGCTTTAGCGGAATGGATGACCTTAATCATTGTCATTAATATTATGTTTGCGCCCATTTTGACCTATATAGATAGTTTACAAAGAGAAGCAGTGGAAGTTGTTTTAACGGAGGGAGCTAAAGAAGCGTCCATTCAAGGTCAGTTTACTCCACAGATCATTCAAGGCATGAAAGATGCATTATCGAATCAATATCATTTTGATGCTAGCAAAATAAATATCCAAGCGACCACTACATTAACACTAAGAAATCAGTATCTCCAAGCCAGTATCGAAGCGCCAAGAGGTTTTATCTTTATATTAGATATTTTTCACTTAAATCAACCTTTAACATTCAAGGAATCTACCAAAATTATGAGTGAATATATTAACTAGGGGAATGTTATATGTCTACAGCGTTGAGGACCATTCTATTGGTTGTTTTGTTTGCCTTTATCATGAGTCTACAAGTGAATTTAGATGCTGATAAAACCAGTACATTTAAGATGAAGAATGCCTTAGAATTGGCGGTACACGACGGTGCCCTAGCTCTATCTTCAGCCGACCTGGCAAATGGGAAGATCGTATTTGACCAAAATGCTGCGCTCAATAATATTCAAGCCAGCTTGGATACAAATTTGAATCTCACCAGTAATGCAGGCTACGTATATACTCCAAATGCAAACTCGTTCTTTAAAAATAATCTTTATCTTGTTGATTTAGAATTTATCGATGATAACGTAACAACGACTTATCCATACATTTACAATAATCCAAACTACAATATCAGTAAAACAGTAAATGGCCCAAGCATAATAGCCATTATGACTACCGACAGCCCCCGCTGGTTTAATGGGAGCGACACCATTATTAGACAGGCAGCGGTTTATGAATATAAAAAATAATGTTTAAGCCCGTCATTGCATCCTATATTAAGAGATAAAAGAGTTGGGGTATTAAATCCTAGTTATTAGCTTGTTGCATGAGCACTTACAAGGAGAACAGAGAAATGCTGAGGAAAAAAATGATTGGAAAAATGGGATTCCTTTCCGCTACGTTCATTAGTGGGGTACTAATACTAGGTGCTGGCATAACAGAGGCTCAAACGATCAAGTCAACAGTCTCGCCTACAAAGGGACCTGTTATAGGGAATGAGTTAATCTTTGAGAAAGCGAATCTTGTTGTTTCGAAACTAGAGAAACAACATCAGTTAACGCGTATCAAGAGAGAGGATGTTATGTCCTTGATTTCCTTACAACTTGCGGGGACAGAGTTTTATTTACCAACTCAGTTGAAACAATTAAAGGAAATCAAAAAGGTTTTAAGCGATTCGCAAATCAGTAACATCCCAGAGCTTCAACCGCTGATTCAAAAAGTGGATCAGCGAATGGAGTCCACAAAGGACGATAAAGAGGGGGAACAGTATACCCTCATTACGGATGAAAAAGCGAAGAAAAGTACGCAAAGTACCCATAATATTTTTTCAATCATTTTTGAAAAGATCTCCCATTTCTTTAGTTCCATTTTTTAAGGAGAGAGGACTTCTCTCCTTATCCTTGCTTATATTTCTATCAATCAATTGAAAAATTTCAGCTGATTGATAGGGATATAATCCCACACTTTGCTTGAAAGGAAGGCGATAGTACGAAAGGCAGAAAATATTTATCCTACATCCTTGTGTTCATACTGCTGTTCTCTTCAATGCCTCCACCAGCGAAGGCAGCAGATTTTATTATGAAGGGAAATAACCCTCAAAGAACACATTATGTAACGGATTATCAGTTTCCTTATAAATATGTTAGAACTATAACTGATGGAAATCATTTAAAAAACACCAGTTCCGGTCCTATCATAGAAAATAACATCATGTATGATCTTTCTACAGAAGATTCAACCTTTGTAGCATACGATATGACTAATGGCACAGTTTTATGGAGGAGAATTTTATCTGGCACAGGCAGTTTATCTGGACACCCTGGAAATGCAACTGTTGTCCATAACCCTAACAATCCTGCTGATGTTAGATTGGTGGTTCCGGCAGGAGAAGAAATTTATGTTTTAGATGAAAAAACCGGAACGCCTTTAAAACAATTCATAACACGAGTAAAGGGACAAGTTAACCGATTTGCCGATGGTCCACTTTGTCTTTCTAATGGCGATTGCTATATAGGGAGCTGGAATCATCATATATATGGTTTTAATGTTCTTGATAGCAGCAGTACTCCCTTCATGGACTACAACGCAGGTGGCGTAATCTCTGGGTCAGGTACATTAGCCCAGAATGGATCAACCATTGTTTTCGGTGTAGATAGATATCCTGGGAAGATTCTAACTTTCAATGTTGCTAGTAGATCATTCAAAAGTTCAAAGACAACAGACGTGGGGGTATCTGGTGACTGTACGACTCCCGATGGGACAACCGTTTACTGTGTTGATAAAACGACAAAGCTGTATACTTGGAATCTAAGCAGTGGAGCCTTTAACAAGTATGATGGGGCATCTGCTCTACAGGGCTCAAACTGGAAAATGATCTTTGCACCTGCTTACGATCCTGTCAGCAAAAGTTTATATATCACAGTGAACAAACGTAATACAGGGGAAGGCTACTTGTTTAAATATAATCCTTCTAATGGTTCTTATAAGCAGCTTCACTATGAAAGTGCAGGCATAGCTGGTTCTCCAGTTGCGATTGCGAACGGGGCTGTTATGTATGCGACAGGGAAGGGCAATATAAAAGCTGTCAATGGAAGTAACGGTGCTGATTTTTCATGGTATCGTGACAGCTCAGGTAAGCAGTATAGTTTCTATCAAATGAGTGGCGTACGATCTTACTCCGAACTAGCATTAGGTGGAGGAAACAAAAAAGTGCTAGTTGTAAACGGGGCTGGAGGAATCTATCAATTTGAACCTGATTATGCCAACATTCATGCTATGAGCATAACCGCTTTAGATTCAAGTGGTAATTCTAAAACGACCTTTACCGATACTGAACCCATTACCATTCGAGGCACTTTTCGGAATGATGGGACGCGAGCTGTAAATAATGTAGAACACATTGCTACCATGAATGGCACAAACCAAAGTGTCATCACCAAGAATTATTCCGTTAACCAAACGAATAATGTGGACCAAGTTTATTCAAGCTTAGCGCCTGGAACTTATACGTTTGTCTTTAAAGCTGATCCAAGTAATAAGATTCAAGAAAGTGACGAGACAGATAATAATACAGGTTCGATTACGATCACAGTAACGGCAACGAAACCTGATTTAGCTGGACAATCAGCTAGCACTTATGACCGCAACGTGGTAGCAAAAACAACCTTCAATTATGGGGAGCCCGTGACAGTTAAAGGAGTTTTTAAGAATATTGGAACTCGAAATGCTAGTGGTGTGAATCACACGTTCACATTAAATGGAACTCAGCAAGGAAATGCAGGGGTAGTCGATTATTCAGTAGGTCAATCGAAAACGATTTCTCAGACCTTCTCCAATCTTCCCGCCGGTAATTATACGGTGTATGGAACTGCGGATTATACGAATTCCATTGCGGAGTCAAGCGAGACGAACAATAATACGCCAACGGCATCCTTTACAGTTAGCGCAGTACCTCCTCCTACAACTATCAATATTGCAGCACAAAGTATCAAAGCTTACGATAGTACAGGGACAACGGAACAGTACCAATTTAATGCTGGCGCTACGATTCAAATTAAAACGACCTACCAAAATACAGGTTCTTCTATTGTTAATAGTGTGGAGCATACGATTTACGTAAATGGAGTACAGCAAACCATCACAACAGCCAATTATACGGCGGGTGGCTCGAATACATTGACGTTTTCACTAAGTGGGTTAAGCCCCGGTATCTATCAAATATATGGACTCGGTGACCCTAACAATAAAGTAACGGAAAGTGATGAAACAGATAATCAGACGAATACGATTACCGTTTTAATCAAAGCTCCGACATCACCTTTCATTATTGCTGATAGTATGAAATCGTATAAGACATCAGACACAACGAAAACTAGCACAAGCACCTTTGGTCCGAATGACAACATAAGTGTAGATGGGAACTTTGAAAACATCGGAAATGCTTCTGCATCAAATGTAGAGCATGCGACTTATGTGGATGGAGTAGAAGTAGGTTCAAGGATTTTAAAGAATTACGGGCTAGCACCGAGTAACACGAATACGGTCACAGCATCACTAGGGAAATTAGCAAGAGGAACGCACACCATTAAAATGGTGGCCGATCCAGAAAATAAGATTTTGATGAATAATCCTAATAATACGTTTATTCAAGCAGCAAGTACTGCTAATCCTAATCCCTATGACAATTATTTGACCTTTGACCAAACAGCAGCAACATCTTACCAGTTATCTAATATTGCTACTGATACAACAACAGCAAACGCTAAGACAACCGTAGAATTTTGGATGAATTGGGACGGTACTGAATTTGAGATGCCTTTAGGATTTTCAGGTTATGACCTTTTCATGGCATCAGGGTATTTTGGATTTAACACAGGTCGATCCGATTTTTACGGTAACACCTACGCGAACATGGGGATTACTCCAAACAAATGGATTCATGTATCAGCTGTTTTTAATAACGGGAATATCGATTTAGGTAAGATCTATATCAACGGTGTACAAAAAACGCTAGTTGATAAGTTTTTTGACCCAACTAATTATTCAACACATGCGACTGTCAATGTAGCAAACAAACTAACCGTTTCAGGTTTTAACGACGTATCAGGTAAGTATAACCTTAGCGGCAAATTAGCAGCGGTAAAAGTTTGGAATTATGAACGAACCCAAAGCCAAATACAGAGTGACATGAATGTAAAAGTAACAGGCAACGAAGCGGGTTTAGTGACTCATTTGGATTCACCTTCTGACAGTCTTGATTTAACCAACACTTCACAAGAAGTAGCCTTGAGTAACATTCCTGTCAATACGGCCGCAGGTGCAGTAAACACCGTAGAATTTTGGGTGAATTGGGATGGTACAAATGGTTCGTTACCGATCTCTTTTTCTAGTAACTATACGATTTGGATTACGTCAAACGGTATAGGGTTTAATACTCTAAATGGGGATATGATGGGCGCACCGATAGGCAGTAACATCATAGGTAAGTGGACACATGTAACGGCTAGTTTTTATAACGGAGTCATCTCGCCAACTTCAGTTGTGTTGTATATAAATGGTGTTAAACAAACATTAAGTGCAATTGGGCAACCCACACCAACAACTCCATATTCAGTTTCACCAAACTTACATCTCGCAGGAAATGTGTCTGGGTTAAAATTTACTGGACAATTAGCGGACGTTAGAGTTTGGAAAGGCGCAAGAACGGCTGCTCAAGTCACAAGTGACATGACAGGAAGTTTAACAGGCAACGAGGCTGGATTAGCGGGATATTGGACGCCAGACGATTATACAACTTCGAAAGTTTATGACCATTCAACAGCTAAAAATGATGGAGCACCCGTAGGATTTACTCCTATTCAGTTTGTAAGTCAAGCAACACCGAATGGGATTCAACTGGAGTGGGAAAATGCTGGCGATAATACAACATATGAACTGCAAAGAGATGGCGTTGATATTTATTCTGGTCAGGATTTATCTTATGTTGATACAAATGTTACTCCAAACACGCAATACACATATCAATTAATCGCAAGAACTCCAAATGGAGAAAGCACAAACTCCTTGGTGAACCAAACATACAGTAAGGAAATTGATACAACCATAACGGTTCAAGGCACTCCGCCTACTGCTAAATTTTCTTCTGTAAGCTCGGCCTTGCAAAATAGCAATATCACATTTACCAACCAAACAACAGAGCCAGATGGGGATCAAGTTTCTTATTCTTGGTTGATCAAGATCGCAACTGATCCAGATACATCTTATAGCGAATTCTCTGATGTGGTAAATCCTAATAATTTTTTTGATACACCTGGGACTTACACGGTGAAGCTGGTTGCATCGGATATCGATGGTCAATCCGAGTATACGCAAAATATCACGATTACACCAAGTACGGTAGTACCAGGGTTTACAGATGACTCTCCTTATTATATTGGAGACACTTGCACTCTGACCAGTACCGCATACGATACAAATGGACTAAGTTTAACCTATGATTATCTGATTGTTAAGCCAGATGGAAGTAGCTTTCATTCAACGAATACAAATCCATCTTTCACCTGTGATCAGGCGGGCGATTACAACGTGACACAAACTGTCCAAAACACACTAGGAAATACCGCTACTTATCAAGGTGTAATCACAGCAATTCCTAGAACATTAACGCCAGGATTTATAGACGATTCACCGTATATTGTCGGTGATATGGTTAACATCACGAGCACGGCATTCGGTGCTCCGGGCGCTACGCTAAGTTATCTTTATACAATCGTTTGTCCGGACGGAAGTTCCTTTACGTCCACTGCTGTTAACCCAGCCTTTATTGGTTCACAGGTTGGGACATATACAGTAACACAAGCGGTAACAGATAATTTTGGAAACCAAGCCACGTATACGGATTATGTTATTGTCGATAATTTACCGCCAGTTGCAGGATTTACGACGGATAAGGCATCGTATTTCAATGACCAAAAAGTCTATGTCACGTCAACCGCGTATGACCAAAACGGAGATCCTTTAACGTATCAGTATACGGTCACTGCACCAGATGGAAGCACAGCTACTTATAGTGATGTAAATCCATCTTTCAATTCATTGCAAATTGGTACGTATACCATTGACCAAGTTGTGACCGATCCATACGGTGCGACCGATGAATATGTAAATACGATCACGGTGGTAAATCGACCGCCAAACGCTGCTTTTGTAACAGATAAACCATCTTATACGGTAAACGACACGATTTCTGTTACTTCTGCAGCCACGGACCCGGATAATCAACCTTTAACCTATGTATATCAGATTACCGACCCGAATGGCGTTGTGACAACGCAAAATGTCGCGAATTTCACGATTCCGGCTAATGTCATCGGAAACTGGACGATAACACAGACTGTAACAGATCCATACGGTGCAAGTTCGAGTATTTCGTCTACTATTCCAGTCACAGACCTGAGTATCATTGGTCATGTAGATCATACTCCGGATTGGACAGCTAAGCATCAAGCACTTGGGCATAATCCACAGGATTTCTATAGCGGAGAGACCTTTGTGTTACATGCGGATGTATCATCCTATCCAAAGGATTACGTAAAAGCAACATTAACGGCACCATTGGTGGATGGAACCACTTATACAGAAACAGTTTTGCTAAATAAAGACAGCGAAACTCAATATTCATTAGATTACTATAGGGATTCATTTTCACAACCTGCAACTTACTTAAAAAATGGTCCTGCTCAATTCACGTTTGAAGTGAGATATAGTAATGGTGAAATTCGAACCGATGTCGTTAATGTTAATATCATTGGAAACGTATATGATGCATTAAATCTTCATAGGACGTATTAAAAAAGAAAAAAGATGACTATCCAGATTAGCATAAAAAACAGCAACTGAGTCGAACTCAGTTGCTGTTTTAATTAATATTAAAGGTCTTTACTGTTGATGTTTTTCAAAGCACTTCTTTCTTAACTCATAGAAAAGAACTACCAAGGGGTGCTCGTTTTCATTTAACTTGATTTTGTTGAATCGTCTTTTCCCTAATCGTTTATCAATTAAAGAAAAAGCTTTATATATAGGGTTGTTTGAAGTCAGTATTTCTTCATAAGGTATGTTCATATAATTCCATAGATTATGGGTAATGTGGTATGTGTCGTGAATACCCAGTTTATAAATTTCTTCTACCTTTTGGGATTTAATTTGTACCTTAAATGCTTCCTTGTAGAAGGTATTGCTGTTAGCAAAAACTTTATCAGCTTTACTCGGAAAAGGGGTTACATACCAATGATAATAGCCACCATCAAATATTTTCTTTCCATCTAATGTTATCCACACTTCGCCAACATCATCATGTGCATCGTGATAACACGTCAAGTGGACATCAATTCTTTCTCTTAATTCAGGCGCGAAGAACTCTTTTATTTTTTTTCTTAATTTTGACCACATCATATATAAAGCCCACTCCCTAAATGCCTCTCATAAATAGATTTTATACTTTAATTAACTATTTAGCAGATGTTTTAACATGCAAATCAGCAAGTGCACATAAAATTTATGTACACTTTCCAATTACGATGCTAAATTGAGTGCTAATTTTATAACTAAAACTAAATAAAGATTGATATAACAACAAAAGAAAAGGTACCAATTATATATGTGAATTGTACCTCCAAATAGCTTGCTTTTTATATTTTTCTCCTTCTGAACCGAACCCGTTAACTATCCAGGTCATCTTTTTTCTTTTTCCCCTAAAAAAATACAAAATGAATTGTTGTATGT comes from Neobacillus endophyticus and encodes:
- a CDS encoding SF0329 family protein, with product MMWSKLRKKIKEFFAPELRERIDVHLTCYHDAHDDVGEVWITLDGKKIFDGGYYHWYVTPFPSKADKVFANSNTFYKEAFKVQIKSQKVEEIYKLGIHDTYHITHNLWNYMNIPYEEILTSNNPIYKAFSLIDKRLGKRRFNKIKLNENEHPLVVLFYELRKKCFEKHQQ
- a CDS encoding CARDB domain-containing protein codes for the protein MPPPAKAADFIMKGNNPQRTHYVTDYQFPYKYVRTITDGNHLKNTSSGPIIENNIMYDLSTEDSTFVAYDMTNGTVLWRRILSGTGSLSGHPGNATVVHNPNNPADVRLVVPAGEEIYVLDEKTGTPLKQFITRVKGQVNRFADGPLCLSNGDCYIGSWNHHIYGFNVLDSSSTPFMDYNAGGVISGSGTLAQNGSTIVFGVDRYPGKILTFNVASRSFKSSKTTDVGVSGDCTTPDGTTVYCVDKTTKLYTWNLSSGAFNKYDGASALQGSNWKMIFAPAYDPVSKSLYITVNKRNTGEGYLFKYNPSNGSYKQLHYESAGIAGSPVAIANGAVMYATGKGNIKAVNGSNGADFSWYRDSSGKQYSFYQMSGVRSYSELALGGGNKKVLVVNGAGGIYQFEPDYANIHAMSITALDSSGNSKTTFTDTEPITIRGTFRNDGTRAVNNVEHIATMNGTNQSVITKNYSVNQTNNVDQVYSSLAPGTYTFVFKADPSNKIQESDETDNNTGSITITVTATKPDLAGQSASTYDRNVVAKTTFNYGEPVTVKGVFKNIGTRNASGVNHTFTLNGTQQGNAGVVDYSVGQSKTISQTFSNLPAGNYTVYGTADYTNSIAESSETNNNTPTASFTVSAVPPPTTINIAAQSIKAYDSTGTTEQYQFNAGATIQIKTTYQNTGSSIVNSVEHTIYVNGVQQTITTANYTAGGSNTLTFSLSGLSPGIYQIYGLGDPNNKVTESDETDNQTNTITVLIKAPTSPFIIADSMKSYKTSDTTKTSTSTFGPNDNISVDGNFENIGNASASNVEHATYVDGVEVGSRILKNYGLAPSNTNTVTASLGKLARGTHTIKMVADPENKILMNNPNNTFIQAASTANPNPYDNYLTFDQTAATSYQLSNIATDTTTANAKTTVEFWMNWDGTEFEMPLGFSGYDLFMASGYFGFNTGRSDFYGNTYANMGITPNKWIHVSAVFNNGNIDLGKIYINGVQKTLVDKFFDPTNYSTHATVNVANKLTVSGFNDVSGKYNLSGKLAAVKVWNYERTQSQIQSDMNVKVTGNEAGLVTHLDSPSDSLDLTNTSQEVALSNIPVNTAAGAVNTVEFWVNWDGTNGSLPISFSSNYTIWITSNGIGFNTLNGDMMGAPIGSNIIGKWTHVTASFYNGVISPTSVVLYINGVKQTLSAIGQPTPTTPYSVSPNLHLAGNVSGLKFTGQLADVRVWKGARTAAQVTSDMTGSLTGNEAGLAGYWTPDDYTTSKVYDHSTAKNDGAPVGFTPIQFVSQATPNGIQLEWENAGDNTTYELQRDGVDIYSGQDLSYVDTNVTPNTQYTYQLIARTPNGESTNSLVNQTYSKEIDTTITVQGTPPTAKFSSVSSALQNSNITFTNQTTEPDGDQVSYSWLIKIATDPDTSYSEFSDVVNPNNFFDTPGTYTVKLVASDIDGQSEYTQNITITPSTVVPGFTDDSPYYIGDTCTLTSTAYDTNGLSLTYDYLIVKPDGSSFHSTNTNPSFTCDQAGDYNVTQTVQNTLGNTATYQGVITAIPRTLTPGFIDDSPYIVGDMVNITSTAFGAPGATLSYLYTIVCPDGSSFTSTAVNPAFIGSQVGTYTVTQAVTDNFGNQATYTDYVIVDNLPPVAGFTTDKASYFNDQKVYVTSTAYDQNGDPLTYQYTVTAPDGSTATYSDVNPSFNSLQIGTYTIDQVVTDPYGATDEYVNTITVVNRPPNAAFVTDKPSYTVNDTISVTSAATDPDNQPLTYVYQITDPNGVVTTQNVANFTIPANVIGNWTITQTVTDPYGASSSISSTIPVTDLSIIGHVDHTPDWTAKHQALGHNPQDFYSGETFVLHADVSSYPKDYVKATLTAPLVDGTTYTETVLLNKDSETQYSLDYYRDSFSQPATYLKNGPAQFTFEVRYSNGEIRTDVVNVNIIGNVYDALNLHRTY
- a CDS encoding peptidase M23, with the translated sequence MSTALRTILLVVLFAFIMSLQVNLDADKTSTFKMKNALELAVHDGALALSSADLANGKIVFDQNAALNNIQASLDTNLNLTSNAGYVYTPNANSFFKNNLYLVDLEFIDDNVTTTYPYIYNNPNYNISKTVNGPSIIAIMTTDSPRWFNGSDTIIRQAAVYEYKK